In Runella sp. SP2, the genomic window CGGTGTGCTATCTCCTGATGATACCAATGCCAGTTTTTTGCCCGAATTTGGCACGACCTTGGGCATGATTCGATAGGTACCATCCGTTAGCTGGTCTATTCGCCATAATTGTTCTGGACTACCTGTAAAAACGGGGACAGTTATTACCTGAGCATCTGCGGTTGCGGATAATGCTCGTTCAGTACCTGCTAATACAATTTTGTAATAAGGACCGCCTAAATAACCAGTAGAGTCAGGCGCATCGGTAATGGTCCATTTTTGGTGAGGGCGATGCATGTAATCACCTATGCGTACATTAATGTTACCTGTTGGCCAATTTTTAATCACATCAGCTAATTCCTGAGCAGGCACTGGTTTAATAGGCTCGGTATTGGCTTGGCTGAAGCCTCGCGGGGCAACAGCCATCCTGCTAAAATCTACGGCGAGTTCTAAACCATATCCTCTTCTGACCGATTCTATTTCATAAGTTCCCTCTTTAAATTTTTCACCCGCTATCGGCCAGCCATCTTTCCAGACAATGGGAAGGATACCCAATACACTGCGACCACCCTGATCTAAATCTGCCTCATAATGAATTGACATTTTTTCAACACCTTTTTCAAGAATTATTCGTCCAAAATGCCCGGGGCCTATGAGTCGCCCACGCGTAGCCACCACCATTTTACCACCACCTTCCATCATGCTTCTACCTACATTATCAACGTAAGGCCCAGTTACTTTTTTAGAACGACCCACTACTACATTATACGTTGAGTTTGCACCATCGCAACAGCTCCCGTGGGTAGCAAGCAAATAATACCAACCATCGCGATATATCAAATCAGCAGCCTCACAAACTATGGCTACATCTACAGGTTTATTTCCATCTTTGAGTTTTCCTGTTTTTGGATCCAGCTCAATAATGCGAGTGAATCCATAGTAGGTACCGTAAGCTAACCAGAGGCGACCTGTGGTAGGGTCTAACATGATACCAGGGTCTATGGCATCGTTTTCTTCGTAACCATCAGAGGTAGCCACTATTACGGGTTCAGAATACTTAAAGTCGGGCGATTTTGGATCAAGTGTCTTATTCCACATTGTATAGATAATACCTTTGTGCGAAGGACTACCACCAGTTGCCCCATAAACCACCAGATAACGATTACCAATTTTGATAGCATCGGGAGCAGCGCCCCCACCTGGCCTGACACCACCTCCAAACCACGTCCAGCCATCTTCTGATATTAACCCTCCGCCACCTGTTCCAAAGGTGTAGAATTTTCCGTCACATTCTACAATCGTTGAAGGGTCATGGATGAAAGGTTTGCCTACCTGAGCTAATACAGTAGTTGAAAGTAGTACTGATAAAAAAACAATTAGTTTACATTTCATTTCTGTGTTAATATTTTGATTGGAATTTAATCTTTGCTGATACTGATATTTTTGACAGGTTTGTCGCTTTTGTCAATAAAACGAAGGCAAAAATTAGCCATCCCTGGGCCATTAATTACGGCTCCCCGAATAATATTTCTCCCCTTTTTTAAGGTTAATAATGGTGAAGCCACATTGTCAACTATCATATCTCTGTCACCTGAGAGCATCAGTACTTCTTGACCATTGAGCCAAAACATCCCTCCCGAATTACATCCAGCAGTCATCCTTACATTCTGTATTTCCTCTGAACAGTCAATGACGGTAACCAACCAAAAAAGTAAGCCATACTTTGGTTTGTTGATGTCATAGGAAAAATTGAACAAATTAAAATTAAAGGTTTTACTATCCAGAGCATACCACTTGAGAGACTCATTACCAACCTTTACCATTTCACCAGCCTTGGGTATCATTAAATAATCTTCCGAAAAATTATTGTTTTTGAACTCACTGCGTAAGTAATTGTCGGTGAAGATATTATTTCTTGCTATGTCTTTCTTGATTGGTTCTAACACCAACCACCTATGAATAAAACCATTGGCATAGGGAGCTATTTTAGTGTTGGTAGCCAATTTGAAGTGCCTTGTTAATGTATGTGTAGTGTCACCTTTTATAGGTATTGGTGGCAGCGGTGCTCTTTGCTGACCAGGGGGCTGCGCAATGGCTTGATGTATAAAAGTTTGTCCACCAAGCAGAATGCTCAATGCCAAAAGTGGAGAGAATAATTTTTGTAAGCTTTTCATCATTTGGGTTCTTTAAAAACAAGCCAACTTTCACTTATAAGTATATTTTCAAAATTCGCTCACTATTCATGATTTTGGACCAACTACTTTACTTATCTGGCTTCGGCTTCACACAGATACTAATAATCAGAAATTGTATTCTGCGCGAAGCCGAAGGGAACTCCTACTCTACATCCCAGACCATCGTTTATTTAAACAACAGCTGAGAAAATCCGAATAAATCATGCCGCCAAACGGGCCAGGTATGCCCGCCTGCGTATTCGCTGTACTGGTACTTGATGCCCATGTCGTCGAACTTCTTCATCATAATCTGGCAATTGGCGTGGGCGATGTCTTCTTTACCTCCCTGCGAAATCCAGAATTGTTTGATGTTGGCGTTGATTTTGTCCTTATTGGCCTGCATAAATTCGTACTGAGGATCAGATAGTTTGGTGTTGTTTGACCACCAACCCGAACTGAATACCCCGAGGTAGCCAAACATATCGGAGTTACGAACGCCAGCGTGTAATGTTTGCAAACCACCCATCGACAAACCAGCTAACGCACGGTTTTTGGCGTTGGTCAGGGTGCGGAAATTGGCTTCCACAAACGGGATGACGGCGTTTTTGAGTTCGTTTTCAAACTGGTTTAACTGCTGCATCCCAAAGCCTGCCACACCGCCGCCGTTGCCGTAGAAATTCCCGTCCACCATCACAATCAACATCGGTTTGGCTTTATTTTCGGCAATCAGGTTGTCCAGAATCACGTCCGTACGCCCCTGCGTTGCCCAGCCGCGTTGGTCTTCGCCACCGCCGTGGAGCAGGTACATCACGGGGTATTTTTCAGAAGATTTGTCATAACCCGGAGGTGCATACACGTACATTTCGCGCCACGCGTTAGAGGCTTTCGAGAAATATTTCTTAATCCGAATGTCGCCGTGCGGGACGTCTTTAAGGGTATAAAATCCGCTGCCTTCGTACGGGATTTCGATGCCGCTGGCCATGCGCCCCATGCCGTAGAACGATTCGCTGGCAGGGTCGGCAAGGGCTACCCCGTCGATGATGAGCGAGTAGTAATGGAAACCACGGCTGATGACATCGGTTGTCACGTTCCAGAAGCCTGCGGTGTCTTTTACCATGTCGTATTTTTTACCCAAGTCTATCTGAACCTTCTGTGCCTGAGGTGCTTTAACTTTAAAAACTACGCGGTTATCAGGCAGAATCTGCGGGTATTTGCCGTTGCGGATGTTGGTTGCCGCAGGGGTTCCCAGCACCGAATACGAAGGAAACGATGCTGTATCGACGGGTTTAAACAAAAACTGAGAAAACATAAACAACCCGTTTTTCCACACCTTAAAGTCGTGGCCACCCGCTTCGAGGTAATAAATGTGCGGTACGCTGTTTTGGTATAAATAATCGTGGGTGCGTTTGCTGAACGTGATGAGCCCGTCGGCATCGCCGCACGAAATCCAGAGCAGTTTCAGTTTTTGCTTAGCGTCTTCGGGATTGGGCACTAATTCCTGCGGAACTTTGGTGTTGGGCGCCGAAGAAAATCCGCCCACCCAAGCGAATTTGTCCAGATTGCCCAACCCAAAGTTCAGCGATTGCCCGCCGCCCATCGACAAGCCCGCAATGGCGCGGTGTTCGCGGTCGGTGAGCGTCGGGTATTTTTTCTCCACAAACGGAATCAGGTCGTTCAACAGGTCTTTTTCAAAGGTTGCGAAGGCTTCGACTTTGTCTTTGTCAAAGATGTTTCCCACCGCGCGGTCGTCTTTCATGGCGCGGCCGTTGGGCATCACCACAATCATCGGCGCGAGTTTGCCGTCGGCGTACAAATTGTCCAGAATCACCTGTGGATTGCCTCCTTTGAGCCATTCTTTTTCGTCGCCACCAATACCGTGAAGTAGGTACAGCACTGGGTATTTGGTCTTTTTATTAAAATTGGGCGGCGTGTAAATGAGCGCTTTACGGGTACTTCCAACCGTCTTAGATTCGTACTTCACCGTGTCTAGTTTACCCATGGCAATGCCCGCTCGGACCTGATCAAAACTTTTGGGCATTTCTTTGTCGGTAGGTTGAGCGTGCAAACCGCCCACAAGGCCGAAAAGTGCAAAACTAAAATACAATAAATGCTTCATACTGAACGTCTTATTAGATAAACAATTTCATTTCTTTCTTTCTCCCGCAGAAGAACGCTGAAAAATACAAACGCAGATTTTCGCTGAAAAAAGCTTATTAAAACGATGAATCTGCGCTTGTCTGCGGCTCTCAATCTGCACCAATCTGCGGGTAAAACTCTATTCCATTCTACTTCATTCAAAATATTTACAGTCGCCCCAATAGCGACAGGCCCACGCAATCCACGTGCTCCAGTTGGGGCCTGTACTATGTCCGCCTGCGTGTTGCCGAAACGCTATTTCTCCGTCAATCAGCGGAGTGCCGAGGCGGGGAAATTCGGAGGTTCCTAAATCTTTTTTGCC contains:
- a CDS encoding alpha/beta hydrolase-fold protein, translating into MKHLLYFSFALFGLVGGLHAQPTDKEMPKSFDQVRAGIAMGKLDTVKYESKTVGSTRKALIYTPPNFNKKTKYPVLYLLHGIGGDEKEWLKGGNPQVILDNLYADGKLAPMIVVMPNGRAMKDDRAVGNIFDKDKVEAFATFEKDLLNDLIPFVEKKYPTLTDREHRAIAGLSMGGGQSLNFGLGNLDKFAWVGGFSSAPNTKVPQELVPNPEDAKQKLKLLWISCGDADGLITFSKRTHDYLYQNSVPHIYYLEAGGHDFKVWKNGLFMFSQFLFKPVDTASFPSYSVLGTPAATNIRNGKYPQILPDNRVVFKVKAPQAQKVQIDLGKKYDMVKDTAGFWNVTTDVISRGFHYYSLIIDGVALADPASESFYGMGRMASGIEIPYEGSGFYTLKDVPHGDIRIKKYFSKASNAWREMYVYAPPGYDKSSEKYPVMYLLHGGGEDQRGWATQGRTDVILDNLIAENKAKPMLIVMVDGNFYGNGGGVAGFGMQQLNQFENELKNAVIPFVEANFRTLTNAKNRALAGLSMGGLQTLHAGVRNSDMFGYLGVFSSGWWSNNTKLSDPQYEFMQANKDKINANIKQFWISQGGKEDIAHANCQIMMKKFDDMGIKYQYSEYAGGHTWPVWRHDLFGFSQLLFK
- a CDS encoding family 43 glycosylhydrolase; this encodes MKCKLIVFLSVLLSTTVLAQVGKPFIHDPSTIVECDGKFYTFGTGGGGLISEDGWTWFGGGVRPGGGAAPDAIKIGNRYLVVYGATGGSPSHKGIIYTMWNKTLDPKSPDFKYSEPVIVATSDGYEENDAIDPGIMLDPTTGRLWLAYGTYYGFTRIIELDPKTGKLKDGNKPVDVAIVCEAADLIYRDGWYYLLATHGSCCDGANSTYNVVVGRSKKVTGPYVDNVGRSMMEGGGKMVVATRGRLIGPGHFGRIILEKGVEKMSIHYEADLDQGGRSVLGILPIVWKDGWPIAGEKFKEGTYEIESVRRGYGLELAVDFSRMAVAPRGFSQANTEPIKPVPAQELADVIKNWPTGNINVRIGDYMHRPHQKWTITDAPDSTGYLGGPYYKIVLAGTERALSATADAQVITVPVFTGSPEQLWRIDQLTDGTYRIMPKVVPNSGKKLALVSSGDSTPMLAEFDFESDNSKWNFRVH
- a CDS encoding acetylxylan esterase; amino-acid sequence: MMKSLQKLFSPLLALSILLGGQTFIHQAIAQPPGQQRAPLPPIPIKGDTTHTLTRHFKLATNTKIAPYANGFIHRWLVLEPIKKDIARNNIFTDNYLRSEFKNNNFSEDYLMIPKAGEMVKVGNESLKWYALDSKTFNFNLFNFSYDINKPKYGLLFWLVTVIDCSEEIQNVRMTAGCNSGGMFWLNGQEVLMLSGDRDMIVDNVASPLLTLKKGRNIIRGAVINGPGMANFCLRFIDKSDKPVKNISISKD